Proteins found in one Acipenser ruthenus chromosome 18, fAciRut3.2 maternal haplotype, whole genome shotgun sequence genomic segment:
- the LOC117964484 gene encoding tumor protein p53-inducible nuclear protein 2-like isoform X1, which produces MFQRLTSLFFGEGEEVTNGCEGPKPSVADADEEGWLLVNLPARLGEGDWVELGQGGAKPEGHALSSNNWAGTGIGGAGNSSSSSPDCCRTRTGKTGLAGHSPSPSSSPGLAGLSVGVVKLAGRAPCPRGSTSPSPGSQRDCSSRSEPCWMDESWFVTPPPCFTAEGSTPETSPMEDLLIEHPSMSVYVATGNQSITEDTGSSPLQEISQKVEPATPAGRGLSGRPVRASAVQATVLDKICQVNRVQRSVARAERRQLSRNRVKRQNRLRENLPWSGGRAKGSFVQQPRQRQCNY; this is translated from the exons ATGTTCCAGCGACTCACCAGTCTGTTTTTcggagagggggaggaggtgacCAATGGCTGCGAGGGACCCAAACCCAGCGTGGCTGATGCCGACGAGGAGGGCTGGCTACTGGTCAACCTGCCTG CACGCTTGGGTGAAGGAGATTGGGTCGAGTTGGGACAGGGCGGGGCTAAGCCAGAAGGGCACGCCCTCTCCTCAAACAATTGGGCGGGGACAGGGATAGGTGGGGCAGgtaactcctcctcctcctctcctgatTGCTGCAGGACTCGGACGGGCAAGACTGGTTTAGCAGGCCactccccttccccctcctcttcacctGGTTTGGCAGGCCTGTCAGTAGGCGTGGTAAAGCTGGCAGGCCGCGCCCCTTGTCCCCGTGGCTCCACATCCCCTTCCCCTGGGTCACAGCGTGACTGCAGTAGCAGGTCCGAACCCTGCTGGATGGATGAGAGTTGGTTTGTCACCCCTCCCCCCTGTTTTACTGCAGAAGGCTCCACGCCAGAAACCAGCCCAATGGAAGACCTGCTCATTGAACACCCCAGCATGTCGGTATACGTCGCCACCGGCAACCAGTCCATCACTGAGGATACAGGGAGCAGCCCGCTGCAGGAAATAAGTCAGAA GGTGGAGCCTGCAACCCCAGCAGGACGGGGTCTCTCGGGTCGCCCGGTTCGGGCCTCTGCGGTCCAGGCCACTGTCCTGGACAAGATCTGCCAGGTGAACCGAGTCCAGCGGTCTGTGGCGCGGGCCGAGCGGCGCCAGCTGAGCCGAAACCGCGTGAAGCGGCAGAACCGCCTTCGAGAGAACCTCCCCTGGAGTGGTGGCCGTGCCAAGGGCAGCTTCGTCCAGCAGCCTCGCCAACGACAGTGCAACTACTAA
- the LOC117964484 gene encoding tumor protein p53-inducible nuclear protein 2-like isoform X3, with protein sequence MFQRLTSLFFGEGEEVTNGCEGPKPSVADADEEGWLLVNLPGSTPETSPMEDLLIEHPSMSVYVATGNQSITEDTGSSPLQEISQKVEPATPAGRGLSGRPVRASAVQATVLDKICQVNRVQRSVARAERRQLSRNRVKRQNRLRENLPWSGGRAKGSFVQQPRQRQCNY encoded by the exons ATGTTCCAGCGACTCACCAGTCTGTTTTTcggagagggggaggaggtgacCAATGGCTGCGAGGGACCCAAACCCAGCGTGGCTGATGCCGACGAGGAGGGCTGGCTACTGGTCAACCTGCCTG GCTCCACGCCAGAAACCAGCCCAATGGAAGACCTGCTCATTGAACACCCCAGCATGTCGGTATACGTCGCCACCGGCAACCAGTCCATCACTGAGGATACAGGGAGCAGCCCGCTGCAGGAAATAAGTCAGAA GGTGGAGCCTGCAACCCCAGCAGGACGGGGTCTCTCGGGTCGCCCGGTTCGGGCCTCTGCGGTCCAGGCCACTGTCCTGGACAAGATCTGCCAGGTGAACCGAGTCCAGCGGTCTGTGGCGCGGGCCGAGCGGCGCCAGCTGAGCCGAAACCGCGTGAAGCGGCAGAACCGCCTTCGAGAGAACCTCCCCTGGAGTGGTGGCCGTGCCAAGGGCAGCTTCGTCCAGCAGCCTCGCCAACGACAGTGCAACTACTAA
- the LOC117964484 gene encoding tumor protein p53-inducible nuclear protein 2-like isoform X2 has product MFQRLTSLFFGEGEEVTNGCEGPKPSVADADEEGWLLVNLPEGSTPETSPMEDLLIEHPSMSVYVATGNQSITEDTGSSPLQEISQKVEPATPAGRGLSGRPVRASAVQATVLDKICQVNRVQRSVARAERRQLSRNRVKRQNRLRENLPWSGGRAKGSFVQQPRQRQCNY; this is encoded by the exons ATGTTCCAGCGACTCACCAGTCTGTTTTTcggagagggggaggaggtgacCAATGGCTGCGAGGGACCCAAACCCAGCGTGGCTGATGCCGACGAGGAGGGCTGGCTACTGGTCAACCTGCCTG AAGGCTCCACGCCAGAAACCAGCCCAATGGAAGACCTGCTCATTGAACACCCCAGCATGTCGGTATACGTCGCCACCGGCAACCAGTCCATCACTGAGGATACAGGGAGCAGCCCGCTGCAGGAAATAAGTCAGAA GGTGGAGCCTGCAACCCCAGCAGGACGGGGTCTCTCGGGTCGCCCGGTTCGGGCCTCTGCGGTCCAGGCCACTGTCCTGGACAAGATCTGCCAGGTGAACCGAGTCCAGCGGTCTGTGGCGCGGGCCGAGCGGCGCCAGCTGAGCCGAAACCGCGTGAAGCGGCAGAACCGCCTTCGAGAGAACCTCCCCTGGAGTGGTGGCCGTGCCAAGGGCAGCTTCGTCCAGCAGCCTCGCCAACGACAGTGCAACTACTAA